One region of Exiguobacterium acetylicum genomic DNA includes:
- a CDS encoding extracellular solute-binding protein produces MNKSMKLGMAGILSSSLLFGAGCTMGANSDQTEIEFFSQKVEMKATLDQIIKDFEKKNPDIDVKLTSVSNAGTVLKTRIAGGDVPDIVHTYPQNADFKGWAADGKFVDLSKESFLGNLKDGAAESYAVDGKVYSLPLNSNAWGFFYNKTKFDELGLQPPKTWDEMKEVVAKIKDAGETPFASALTTEDSWTVNGYHQLAWATVTGGFEQTQDALKNSPKNGIKVGDPNFEAVANELSLVSGNTQKNANGASYSDAVAVFANQEALIFPNGIWALPVIRDQQPDFEVSMFAYPGKQAGEEMTVGAADLALSVSASGSKKEQAASKKFLSYLTEGDVMQKYYDKDGSPTSVKAVKADGSFKETKAVSDLVFSDKQIIWLHSEWPSEEEFWHLTVDYMNKGDKKKLSNDLNTFFNEMK; encoded by the coding sequence ATGAATAAGTCGATGAAATTAGGAATGGCAGGCATTCTCTCGTCTTCGTTATTGTTTGGAGCAGGCTGTACGATGGGAGCGAATTCGGATCAGACCGAGATTGAGTTCTTTTCACAAAAAGTCGAGATGAAGGCAACGTTAGATCAAATCATCAAGGATTTCGAGAAGAAGAATCCCGACATCGATGTGAAGCTGACGAGCGTCAGCAATGCCGGTACCGTTTTAAAAACGCGGATTGCTGGTGGTGATGTCCCGGACATCGTTCATACCTATCCACAAAACGCGGATTTCAAAGGGTGGGCAGCAGACGGGAAGTTCGTTGATTTATCGAAGGAGTCGTTTTTAGGAAATCTCAAGGACGGTGCTGCCGAGTCGTATGCTGTTGATGGAAAAGTCTACTCGTTACCGCTGAACTCGAACGCTTGGGGCTTCTTCTACAATAAGACGAAATTCGATGAGCTCGGTCTACAGCCACCTAAAACGTGGGATGAGATGAAGGAAGTCGTCGCAAAAATCAAAGACGCGGGAGAGACACCATTTGCGAGCGCATTGACGACAGAGGACTCGTGGACAGTGAACGGATATCATCAACTTGCCTGGGCGACGGTCACAGGTGGATTCGAACAAACACAGGATGCACTCAAGAACAGCCCGAAAAATGGCATCAAAGTCGGAGATCCGAACTTTGAAGCAGTCGCGAACGAACTGAGTCTCGTCAGCGGAAATACGCAAAAGAATGCGAACGGTGCTTCGTATAGCGATGCGGTCGCTGTATTTGCGAATCAAGAAGCGTTGATCTTCCCGAACGGCATCTGGGCACTTCCAGTCATTCGGGACCAACAGCCTGATTTCGAAGTCAGTATGTTCGCATACCCGGGAAAACAAGCAGGTGAAGAGATGACGGTCGGAGCAGCCGACTTGGCGTTATCCGTCTCAGCATCAGGATCGAAAAAAGAGCAGGCAGCTTCGAAGAAGTTCTTGTCGTACTTAACGGAAGGGGACGTCATGCAGAAATACTATGATAAGGATGGCTCTCCAACGTCCGTCAAAGCCGTGAAAGCAGACGGATCCTTCAAAGAAACAAAAGCCGTCTCGGATCTCGTCTTCTCGGATAAACAAATCATCTGGCTGCATTCCGAGTGGCCGTCGGAAGAAGAGTTTTGGCATTTGACGGTGGATTATATGAACAAAGGGGATAAGAAGAAGCTTTCGAATGATCTCAACACGTTCTTCAATGAAATGAAATAA
- a CDS encoding carbohydrate ABC transporter permease, which produces MKKDRIHIPTYLFLSIGLVLIALPMYLTILNSFKETRQITGGFFEWPDPFTFNNFQRLWEDGVVQYFANSMLITTSAIALIILIVPMAAFALARTMDRSRVFQGIYIFLIIGIFVPFQVIMIPITSMMSGLGLSSKFGLILLYLTYAVPQSLFLYAGYVKTVIPKELDEAAAIDGSGKFNTYFKIIFPMMKPMHATVLILNALWIWNDFLLPLLLLNRDESTWTLPLFQFNYQGQYFSDFGPSFASYVVGIVSILVVYLFFQRHIIDGMANGSIK; this is translated from the coding sequence ATGAAAAAAGATCGCATTCATATTCCGACCTATCTATTTTTATCCATCGGACTCGTATTGATTGCTCTACCGATGTATCTGACGATTTTAAATTCCTTCAAAGAAACGCGTCAAATCACCGGCGGATTCTTTGAATGGCCAGATCCATTCACGTTCAATAACTTCCAGCGTTTATGGGAGGATGGTGTCGTTCAGTACTTCGCGAACTCGATGCTCATCACGACTTCAGCGATCGCGTTGATCATCCTGATTGTGCCGATGGCTGCTTTTGCGTTGGCACGTACGATGGATCGGAGCCGTGTGTTTCAAGGCATCTACATCTTTTTAATCATCGGGATTTTCGTTCCGTTTCAAGTCATCATGATTCCAATTACTTCGATGATGTCAGGACTCGGATTATCTAGTAAATTCGGCTTGATTCTGTTGTATTTGACGTACGCGGTACCACAATCGCTGTTCCTTTACGCAGGATATGTAAAAACCGTCATTCCGAAAGAACTCGATGAAGCGGCAGCGATTGACGGGAGCGGGAAGTTCAATACGTACTTCAAGATCATCTTCCCGATGATGAAACCAATGCACGCGACTGTGTTGATCTTGAATGCACTCTGGATTTGGAACGATTTCCTCTTACCGTTGCTTCTGCTGAACCGCGATGAGTCAACTTGGACCTTACCTTTGTTCCAATTCAACTATCAGGGTCAGTACTTTAGTGATTTTGGTCCTTCGTTCGCGTCGTATGTGGTCGGCATCGTATCGATCCTCGTCGTGTATCTCTTTTTCCAGCGCCATATCATTGATGGGATGGCAAACGGATCAATTAAATAA
- the sstT gene encoding serine/threonine transporter SstT, with amino-acid sequence MKLLKMWNQISLVKQIAIGLIVGIVLAVTIPEVASSLTIFGTLFVSSLKAVAPILVFFLVMASIVQHKKGQQTNMKSIVFLYLLGTFLAGAIAVVVSFLFPVTITLTEGAEKLSAPGNAIEVLKKLVLNMVDNPVNALIQANYIGILTWAIVLGLALKNASDTTKTFISNFSDGIAKMVGWIIKLAPLGIMGLVIGSVTENGIGSLGKYVGLLGVLIGTMLIVALIVNPLIVFINVRQNPYPLVFKCLRESGITAFFTRSSAANIPVNMELCKKLGLDKETYGISIPLGATINMAGAAITITVLTLAAVNTLGIQVDIPTAIILSVLAAICACGASGVAGGSLLLIPLACSLFGIPNDVAMQVVAVGFIIGVLQDSFETGLNSSTDVLFTATAEYRKRLKEGERLSINRQSMNEEVAEKVVNG; translated from the coding sequence ATGAAATTGTTGAAGATGTGGAACCAAATCAGTTTAGTGAAACAAATCGCGATTGGCTTGATCGTAGGGATTGTTTTAGCCGTCACGATTCCTGAAGTAGCGAGTTCTTTGACCATCTTTGGAACATTATTTGTTTCCTCACTAAAGGCAGTCGCGCCGATTTTGGTCTTTTTCCTAGTTATGGCTTCGATTGTGCAACACAAAAAAGGTCAGCAAACGAACATGAAATCCATCGTCTTCTTATATCTACTCGGTACATTCTTAGCGGGTGCGATTGCGGTCGTCGTCAGTTTCTTGTTCCCAGTGACGATTACACTGACAGAAGGCGCAGAGAAGCTGTCAGCTCCTGGAAACGCCATCGAAGTCCTTAAGAAACTTGTCTTGAACATGGTCGACAACCCCGTCAATGCGCTCATTCAAGCGAACTACATCGGAATTCTGACATGGGCGATCGTCTTAGGACTCGCATTAAAAAATGCTTCCGACACGACAAAAACGTTCATCTCGAATTTCTCAGACGGTATCGCTAAGATGGTCGGCTGGATCATCAAACTAGCACCCCTCGGAATCATGGGTCTCGTCATCGGTTCAGTCACAGAGAATGGAATTGGTTCTCTCGGTAAGTATGTAGGATTATTGGGCGTATTGATTGGTACGATGCTTATCGTCGCACTCATTGTTAATCCATTGATCGTATTCATCAACGTCCGTCAAAATCCATATCCGCTCGTCTTTAAATGTCTACGTGAAAGTGGCATCACGGCTTTCTTCACACGCAGTTCGGCAGCGAACATCCCCGTCAACATGGAATTGTGTAAGAAGCTCGGTCTCGATAAAGAGACATACGGCATCTCGATTCCGCTCGGTGCCACGATCAACATGGCGGGGGCGGCGATTACGATTACGGTTCTGACACTTGCTGCCGTCAATACGCTCGGGATTCAAGTCGATATTCCGACAGCCATCATCTTGAGTGTACTTGCTGCGATCTGTGCATGTGGAGCGTCAGGTGTCGCTGGCGGATCACTTCTCTTGATTCCACTTGCATGTAGCTTATTCGGGATTCCGAACGATGTCGCGATGCAAGTCGTTGCCGTTGGTTTCATCATTGGAGTGTTGCAAGATTCATTTGAAACAGGACTCAACTCTTCGACAGATGTTCTGTTCACAGCTACAGCGGAATATCGCAAACGCTTGAAAGAAGGCGAACGACTTTCGATTAATCGTCAGTCGATGAATGAAGAAGTAGCTGAAAAGGTCGTCAACGGCTGA
- a CDS encoding alpha-galactosidase — protein sequence MIHVNETEGIFHLTNRHYSYILRIEEGQIVAQEYFGQPIKTYHGARKYPRIDRSFSPNFPDATDRLFSLDTLLQEYPGYGTGDYRSPAQQIKHEDGSDVTDFRYRSYERINGKPKLDGLPATYVEMEEEAETLVLILEDAKEELELRLAYTVFQDRPILSRSVQLHNVGTKTHDIQKLMSLSLDLPSQQLECLTLNGTWGRERMIERETITRGIKVFDSKRGSSSHQMNPFLAIVSPEATEYSGEVVGFSLVYSGSHQMTVEKDPYGQTRIQLGINPFGFQWQLNPGECFQAPEVNISYSQHGMMQMSHAFHALYRERLARGNFRDTDRPVLINNWEATYFDFDETKIKQIMEESAALGIELFVLDDGWFGRRDDDYSSLGDWFEYQEKIPNGLKHLADHAHAQGMQFGLWFEPEMISRSSQLFRNHPDWTIHIPGRGRSKGRDQYVLDFSRKEVRDNIIEQMTAVLDEVEIDYIKWDFNRNVTEVFSTTLPSELQGELLHRYVLGLYEVLEFLTARYPHILFESCSGGGGRFDPGMLYYMPQTWTSDNTDAVARLKIQHGTSMVYPISSMGAHVSAIPNHQTHRKTSLEMRGHVAMAGVFGYELDATRLSEQEKTIVKQQIAFYKTHRRTLQYGTFYRLESAFTSNHPAWMFVSQEQDKIIVCDVTVLSEAAAPIRTLKLNGLDPQAIYELEGTRYGGDELMYIGLYVPPTVNGDFDSRLYVLKKIQEHSGGNHDE from the coding sequence CTGATTCATGTTAACGAAACAGAAGGTATATTTCACTTAACAAATCGTCATTACAGCTATATCCTTCGGATCGAAGAAGGACAGATCGTCGCCCAGGAGTATTTCGGTCAACCCATCAAAACGTATCATGGAGCACGAAAATACCCACGGATTGATCGATCGTTTTCACCTAACTTTCCGGATGCTACGGATCGATTGTTCTCGCTCGATACGCTTCTGCAAGAGTATCCCGGTTATGGGACGGGGGATTATCGTTCACCAGCGCAACAGATCAAACACGAAGATGGGTCAGATGTAACAGACTTTCGCTATCGCTCATACGAACGAATCAACGGAAAACCGAAGCTGGATGGTCTTCCCGCCACCTATGTCGAAATGGAGGAAGAGGCGGAGACGCTTGTCTTGATATTAGAAGATGCAAAGGAAGAACTCGAGTTGCGTCTAGCATATACCGTCTTTCAAGATCGACCGATCTTATCGCGATCCGTTCAGTTGCATAACGTCGGTACGAAAACACATGACATCCAAAAACTGATGAGTCTGTCACTGGATCTCCCGTCTCAACAATTGGAATGTCTGACGTTGAATGGTACGTGGGGACGCGAGCGGATGATAGAGCGAGAGACGATCACACGAGGCATCAAAGTGTTTGACAGTAAACGTGGTTCGAGTAGTCATCAAATGAATCCATTTCTCGCGATCGTCTCACCAGAGGCGACGGAGTACAGCGGGGAAGTCGTCGGGTTCAGCTTGGTCTATAGCGGGAGTCATCAAATGACGGTCGAGAAGGATCCTTATGGACAGACGCGGATTCAACTCGGGATCAATCCATTCGGTTTCCAGTGGCAACTGAATCCAGGCGAGTGTTTTCAAGCGCCCGAAGTCAACATCTCCTACAGCCAACACGGCATGATGCAGATGTCACACGCCTTTCACGCACTGTATCGCGAGCGCTTGGCGCGAGGAAACTTCCGTGACACTGATCGTCCGGTTCTGATCAATAACTGGGAAGCGACGTACTTTGATTTTGATGAAACGAAAATCAAGCAAATCATGGAGGAGAGCGCGGCTCTCGGCATCGAATTGTTCGTGCTGGATGACGGCTGGTTCGGACGACGAGATGACGATTATTCCTCACTCGGAGATTGGTTCGAATATCAAGAAAAGATACCGAACGGGCTGAAACATCTCGCGGATCATGCCCATGCTCAAGGGATGCAATTCGGATTATGGTTCGAGCCGGAAATGATTTCAAGAAGCAGTCAACTTTTCAGAAATCATCCGGACTGGACGATCCATATTCCAGGTCGTGGACGATCCAAAGGACGAGATCAGTACGTCCTGGATTTCAGTCGAAAAGAGGTGCGAGACAATATCATCGAACAGATGACGGCTGTGCTTGATGAAGTCGAGATTGATTACATCAAATGGGACTTCAACCGGAACGTCACGGAAGTCTTTTCGACCACGTTACCAAGCGAGTTGCAAGGCGAACTGTTGCATCGCTATGTACTCGGACTCTATGAAGTACTAGAGTTCTTGACTGCGCGTTATCCGCATATTCTGTTCGAGAGTTGTTCCGGCGGTGGCGGTCGTTTTGATCCCGGGATGTTGTATTACATGCCGCAAACATGGACGAGTGACAACACGGACGCCGTCGCGCGTCTGAAGATCCAGCACGGAACGAGCATGGTCTATCCAATCTCGTCGATGGGCGCTCATGTCTCTGCGATCCCGAATCATCAAACGCATCGCAAGACGAGTCTTGAAATGCGAGGTCACGTTGCGATGGCGGGTGTATTCGGATATGAACTTGATGCGACACGGTTATCGGAACAGGAGAAGACAATCGTCAAACAGCAAATCGCGTTTTACAAAACGCATCGGCGTACGCTTCAATACGGAACGTTTTATCGGTTGGAGAGTGCGTTCACGAGCAATCATCCAGCTTGGATGTTCGTCTCACAGGAGCAAGATAAGATCATCGTCTGTGATGTCACCGTCTTGAGTGAAGCTGCTGCACCGATCCGGACACTAAAATTGAACGGTCTCGATCCTCAAGCGATCTACGAATTAGAAGGAACTCGTTACGGCGGAGATGAGCTCATGTACATCGGGTTGTATGTGCCACCAACCGTCAACGGAGATTTTGACAGCCGGTTATATGTCTTAAAAAAAATACAAGAACATTCAGGAGGCAATCATGATGAATAA
- a CDS encoding LacI family DNA-binding transcriptional regulator — MASIREVAKLAGVSIATVSRVLNADEKLSVSPETRDKVLQTAKQLNYSPRQKKSYNQRIATVGLVTTVNEMQEIDDPYFRSIRRGIESEAERQKVNVNKVIRLSEKKADLEGLNHLGAILVLGTVAPDMLEVLYQKNPNIIVIDDSQADARFDAVYSDFKSATIASLEYFYELGHRQIAFIGGHRVIMNQNGESFMSEEEDRYQTYVSWMKQKELSEHIHGLLGEWKTLEGLRLGEQLAEHQEVTAVLVASDPMAVGVYRAFQRNGHQIPEDISISSFDDIEIAEFLTPSLTTVKVETEELGKFAIKMALERIRGERHLPIRLMIPAQLIKRESVSPKN, encoded by the coding sequence ATGGCAAGTATTCGAGAGGTGGCAAAATTAGCTGGTGTGTCGATTGCGACGGTTTCGCGTGTGTTGAATGCGGATGAGAAGTTATCAGTCAGTCCAGAAACCAGAGATAAGGTATTGCAAACGGCAAAACAATTGAACTATAGTCCGCGGCAAAAAAAATCGTATAACCAGCGGATTGCGACCGTTGGCTTAGTGACGACGGTCAACGAAATGCAAGAAATCGATGATCCTTATTTCAGGTCAATTCGTCGCGGCATCGAAAGTGAAGCAGAACGCCAAAAAGTAAATGTTAATAAGGTCATTCGTCTATCTGAAAAAAAGGCGGACCTCGAAGGATTGAATCATCTAGGAGCGATTTTAGTTCTAGGTACCGTTGCGCCAGACATGTTAGAAGTCTTATATCAAAAAAATCCGAACATCATCGTGATTGATGACTCCCAAGCAGATGCACGGTTTGATGCCGTCTATTCTGATTTTAAAAGTGCGACGATTGCGAGTCTCGAGTACTTTTATGAGCTCGGTCATCGGCAGATCGCGTTCATCGGTGGCCATCGTGTCATCATGAATCAGAACGGTGAGTCGTTCATGAGTGAAGAAGAGGATCGCTATCAGACGTACGTCTCTTGGATGAAACAAAAAGAGTTGTCTGAGCATATACATGGGCTGCTTGGGGAATGGAAGACACTCGAAGGACTTCGTCTAGGGGAGCAGCTGGCTGAACACCAGGAGGTCACCGCGGTACTCGTCGCCAGTGATCCGATGGCAGTCGGTGTGTACCGAGCATTCCAGCGGAACGGTCACCAGATACCGGAAGACATCTCCATCTCGAGCTTTGATGATATCGAAATCGCCGAATTTTTAACACCTTCCTTGACGACAGTGAAGGTTGAAACAGAAGAGTTAGGAAAGTTCGCCATTAAAATGGCTTTGGAACGAATTCGTGGCGAACGTCATCTGCCCATCCGTCTCATGATTCCCGCACAACTAATCAAACGAGAAAGTGTATCTCCTAAAAATTGA
- a CDS encoding carbohydrate ABC transporter permease, whose protein sequence is MKEKGFVNRYWPYLFIIVPLLLQIIFFFIPLVQGVIFSFTDWTGLTSSYHFIGIDNYISILSDTRFRDSIGFTLLFTIGLVAGQIVLGIAIAKLLNRKIKGVGLFRTAYFFPAVISTVTLGLIFKQFFNYGLVPLGEYLQIEWLSQSLIANEGTAFWGLLFVALWQGVAIPVVIFLANLQSIPNEIREAASIDGANAWQTFKKIELPFLSPAISIVLILAMKAGLTAFDLIYALTGGGPSGSTTSLGLLVYNYAFKNNQFGYASAIAIVLFIIIAIVSVIQINSSKRFEV, encoded by the coding sequence ATGAAAGAAAAAGGATTCGTCAACCGCTACTGGCCCTATCTCTTCATCATCGTGCCGCTCTTACTTCAAATCATATTTTTCTTCATTCCCTTGGTGCAAGGTGTCATCTTCAGCTTCACCGACTGGACAGGGCTGACTAGCTCCTATCACTTCATCGGGATCGATAATTATATCTCGATTTTATCAGACACACGTTTCCGGGATAGCATCGGCTTTACATTACTCTTTACGATTGGTCTCGTCGCTGGTCAAATCGTGCTCGGCATCGCGATTGCTAAATTATTGAACCGTAAGATCAAAGGAGTCGGGCTGTTTCGGACAGCCTACTTCTTTCCTGCGGTCATCAGCACCGTGACGCTCGGCTTGATTTTTAAGCAGTTCTTCAACTACGGTCTCGTACCGCTCGGTGAATACTTACAGATTGAATGGCTGTCGCAAAGCTTGATCGCAAACGAAGGAACTGCCTTCTGGGGTCTACTCTTCGTTGCGCTTTGGCAAGGGGTCGCGATTCCTGTCGTCATCTTCTTAGCGAATCTTCAAAGCATTCCAAACGAGATTCGTGAAGCGGCGTCCATTGACGGAGCAAATGCATGGCAGACATTTAAAAAAATTGAACTACCTTTTCTATCGCCAGCGATCAGCATCGTCTTGATCCTTGCCATGAAGGCGGGTTTGACGGCGTTTGATTTAATCTACGCGTTAACGGGTGGAGGACCAAGTGGCTCGACGACATCTCTCGGACTACTCGTCTACAACTATGCGTTCAAAAATAACCAGTTCGGTTATGCCAGTGCGATTGCGATCGTACTGTTCATCATCATCGCGATCGTTTCGGTCATTCAAATCAATTCGTCCAAACGGTTCGAAGTTTAA